Part of the Vanacampus margaritifer isolate UIUO_Vmar chromosome 12, RoL_Vmar_1.0, whole genome shotgun sequence genome, ACTTGAAGTATGTACAAGTACTACCCATTTTATTCCCCTGatgcaaaaaaaagggggaggcggctatttttgtattttttatttttttttaatttccaccTCAGCGTACACACCTCTTCTCCGTCCCAACGACCTCGGTCTATTTTCTCTCGTCTTCCCCTCCCTCACAATCCTCCTGAGCCTCCTAAGAGGATCAACCTTTTACTCGCGCTGAGACATGTCAGGGTCACTTAGCGCTCCGCCGCCAACGTGTCAGCCACGAGACGCTCCCGACTTCTCAACGCCAGCACGATGCCCACGCCGTTCCCCGGGCCCCCGTGATCGCTTTAAacggcacacttttttttttttttaatggcgtcGGGTACAATGTGCCGCTATGACTTAAGTGACTTTGGGAAACTTTTGTCGTTCACAAAGGACTTAAGAATGTAATTACAGGGAATACATTCCAATGCATACTTCACCTatgattataatattttttgatgctttaattagtttttagagtgggtttattagttgttgtttttgaaaaagttgtgttttttgcgCGGCCGAATAAAGTAACactaaaatacatacatacaggaGCGGTATGGCTCAGTGGTAAAGCGGTCGTCTCACATtcatgaggttgtgggttcgatcctcacccctggtgaccatgtcgaagtcactgaaccccgatttgctcaatgctatataaaaagcagtccatttatatttaaaattattaactctttgactgccagacgttttcagaaacgggttgtccccagtgccagccgattttaagcattttgactgatctttcaaggtccatagaaaagtatgtgtttggactatggaaacacacatactaccaaatgaaagattggactctcatctttcatcagaaaaaaaagtttgtttctaccttattccgtttttcagtaatcaacaatagaaaatggttagtttcacctctgttttgaaacaaacgtcttttaacgtctttggcactcctccatagaattttactaaacgttatttaacgtttttggcagtcaaagagttaaattaatcgacaaagatgaaaacaaaggacatttttgctattagAATTTTAGTTGAGGATGTAAAATTCTtgtatcaaaaatgttttctcaattgTAGTcatattttgttactttttattaactcattcactcccagccattttcgctgaagcaacccccttcactccaggctgttttcctggattttgacagattttgccaggtctagcatttaaaaaaacgtataaatacgtctttgggacacttaaaacatttcaaatagaacgtatttatacgttttggggaacaAATAAGTTAACTGTAATAATAACATTGATGCACGCACAAATTTTGTACAGGCAAGAAAAGTCACTTTTAAGAATGGCCGATTTGCAACCTTGATCTTTGTTCCTCAGGCTAACTTGTGTGTAACATGACGACGAACTTGAAATATGAGCGGGCCTTCTCAAATTTGACAGTTATTGACCATAACCGGAGCACACATCTGCCAATCTGCTGCtttttccttctctgtgggGAAATGGCGCTCGCCTAAAGGATATTGTTCTCAGTGGGGAGTCTGGAAAAGGTCGCTTTTGACAGGCCGGGAAATGAGTTGCGTGGGTGGATCATTTtcagcctccttttttttttctgtctcaacCATACAAGTAGGAAATAATTATCTCAGTTGGATGATGGTTATTATCCACGCCAtgacaacaaggcgctctaaagcagctaTGCCAGGTTCAAGCCCCTGCCTGCACACTGGCTGTCGAGTCGGAACCCGCCACCCCGCTCGCACGCGCTCAcagctgacaacgaggcactctaaagggGCTACGCCGGCCCAAAGCCTCAAACCATTCCACTTTActgtcaagctttttttttcttttttttttcttttttttaaaagtctgcaataataaatgtgttgttaaatgaatacctctcAGCGGCTTTTTAACTTTTGGAAAGAGAATTTTTGATGCCGCTTTGGTGTGGAGTTTCTGTGGAGATTGCAGGGAGTGTGAGACTGCATGGGGCTTCTGTGTAGTTACTGAAGCACATCCGCATATATGCTGCTGGAATATGACCTCCAAGTCGGATGAAAAAGATTTTCCATCAGTGCAAGAATGTGAAATAATTCATAACGCGGGTCAAGATTGTTTATGCAGTAACGCCGCAGTCAAAGATGGAAGGCAAATTAAATTTCGTAGAAATGGCGACTGAATGCTATTGACTGGATTTCATTTGTGACTAAAAAGCTTAATTTGCAAATAATTAGTTTGGTTACAGATTTATGgactttctattttattttttcctatgCAAATGTTTCTCATGCATAAAAATGATCATTCAAACGAACCGTCAACGGTTCCTGTAAAGAACAAAatcctaataaataaataactttgcGTACTTTTGATAGCTTAGTAGCTTCAGTATATTCCTTGCATTGACTTCAGTTCCCAGCATGCATTGCACCATTCAAAACTGAAATGGAAGTGAATCCTTATCGTTCAAGTGGGTGTGTTACCTGTAGTTCcttgaataattatttattaattattataattagaaATTGGCTTCTATTTATGTTGCAGTTTGTTTGCTTGACACCCTGTCTGAGTGGTGTGTGATAAAATAACCGCCCGGTCAGGTCCGTTGTTTGCTCATATAAGATGGAGCTAAGTGAGCTAGCGTCTTACCGATTTATAAGACGTCGTGTTCATCCTGGTAATTATGTCTCTAAACAAACTAGATACATATAGGCTAAGACCTTTCccgttatgtgttagcattcaTTTAGCAGCCTTCAAGGCTAAGTTACAGTATGAGTTTGTTGAAAGTCACAACTCTCTCACAACTGtctgctagcttcatgctaattATAATGTGAaacgccatagacaggctaatgtaaattagcattgatattttcagagtgtAGGAGTCTTGAGGCCTCCCCCTCAGTACTCTGCTAGGTCAGGAGGCTTATCTGTAGCCTGGTCGCGGCGTCGAGAACAGTGccaggcgtgtgtgtgtgcgtgcttgtttGGGATGTGCAAGGAGGGTTGGAATTAAAGTATTACACTGGTCATAAAGTCAAAGCAGGCGAGCCGCCGCTCAGTAGGCTGGTGTTGAGCTCCGGCCAAACATCTGGCGGTGGTTCTCCgaattcaaattgttttgtgtgGACGCTGGGAAGGTTTTCGGATCATCAGTTGTGCTGATGGTGCAAGACTTCCAGCCAAGCCGGGGGAAATGTTTGTTTCACCAACCACATCACGGAATTGTTAAGTTTAGCAGCGTTTCTTAGGGCCGAAGTACTCATTGTGCAAAGgcccttatttgttttattataatataaatgtaatttgGTGACtgcattgatttattattttttttaatcaagtacaAACTGAACTTGaacatagcatatttttttccaaatttaaaaCTTGTCATTGGacattttaacatgtttttcagTTTTGACATGCATTTAGCTTCAATGTATAGCAGAGCATGTAAACGCATTTCAGATGTATcatagtgtaaaaaaacaaatatgtcaacTCTGGGGGATTTAAATGGGTAGTAATATTGTTGCCATGTTGCCTCTGTGTgttggtaacttttttttatgagagtaattacagtagaatttttttttttaaataaatataaaatgcttttttatttgctcccaaaaatgtataaatacgttctattttaaatattgccatggtcccaaaaaacaattaatacgttttgttgttgtttttttttcatactagagcatatagaaagctttgatgcaacctctgatctgaagaggacacttaaagcaatgaaagttattaccaaaaaaagtccagcaggtggcagcagagtataagcgatcaaccagggccatgttgcaaaaaagctttttccccagtgttttgaacagatttgggaataatgatgaaagaagagactctaatcttacttttggtaggttccatgtttttatagcaatagaacataatattctgttggccttgagcgaagggggttgcttcggtgaaaatggctgggagtgaatgagttaaaaaaaaaaaaaatcatttttctaCAAAAGATAGAATATTACATATTGTTGTGGTAGAATATTAAATATTGTCATACAATTTTCCACTGCAAAAGTCACATGCTGTCGGCCATATAAAGGATTTAAAAGTAGTTAATGAAagtgtttttaatgtattttatgggtatgattatttttgtatttatttgccaAGAAAGTATTTGTGTGCCAAAATTGTGCAACATTAATCATAGGCCATTCTCTTGTCATGTGTGTGACATTCTCACAATTGTGTTGACAACAATTGTTGTTCCTTCCGTGTTTCAAGCTCAGGCAATAATTGAGGCCTTATAAATGACAGCATCACAGAATTGTGAAAATGTCCCACACGTGACATTTGCGACTGTTGCCCAGTGAAAAGTCTGCCCGGAGTGTTGTGAAATATTTAATGGCAGTCAATCAagttggaaaaataatcattaaatggTCCTGGGTATTAAGTTACATCTTACAAGGTATTAAAATTCAGCTATCTGGACCGAGTGGGTCGTTACCTAATTCAGTGCAAGCAGGGAATTATAAATGAAGAATTGTTAGTAAATATGTCATTTTTCTCTTTGATTGTTCCATAAGTAGCTTGATGCATGTCGCTCTTGattgcccctttttttttgtccgagcTGATTTGCAGGATTGTGATTGAAGGCTCCCGAGTGGCACCTTAACGGTCGGCCAATCAAATCAAACGGCTTCTCCTGCGCCGTTTTCGCAGAATCACCTGCCCCCTCAAAGTCGTCTCATTAAAGCGCCGGCGTGTTTTTGAGGACCGTCTCCAAGTCGCGTATTCTATTTTGTTCATGAGTAAACCGCGACGTATTGCCGTCGTCAAGCAGGTGGCATCTGCCTGCGTCCCCCTCGGAAGGGCTAATTATGCTTGGGAGACATCTTGCACGACGCTCCATTATTAATTGGGAGATGTTCATCAAAGCAACAAGCACAAATGAATCCGAAAATTCACTGCGTACCACCTGTGAAGAGAGTCAACGCGGCGTCCTACGTCTCCCAAACGAGAAGCTTAAACCGCTTAGCAAAAATATCGAATGACTGCCGCAACGGCTTCCCGCAGCCTCCCACGGCGTCCGACACAATGGCGACCTGTCGGCATGTTTGATGTGTTTCCCAGCCGCCGCCAACGGGCCACTCGCGTCGTGTAGTCAGCCAGGTACTCGTTTCGAGCGGCGCCTCGTTAAATATAGCCGCCGTTGCGTAACGGCCGCGTGCGTGACTGATCTTACCCCGCAGGCCCAGACGGCCGCGGGATGTGAACTCTGTCCTGTGCGCTGGAAATAAACAAATAGAGGATTTTTAACGAAGGAAATACCATAACTGTCGGGTAGCTGGGACGAGCCCTGCAGCCTGTGTTCTACATGTGACAGCACCACGGCCCCGATGTCAGGTTGTGAAATTCGGGTTAATAGGATTTTAGGTGGGAATCTTTGGCTGTCtcccgattcgatttgattccgatttttgggtctgcgattcgattcagaatcactTTTTCGATTCGAAATGATTGGGTCGACAAAGATTTCTGCTTTAATTCGTAGATGTgaaaagaatcgtcatgatctacagtctgattcgctaatgctaattagcgcggcacttttatcactctcaaagaacggctattcatacaaaatgtatacagtgAAGCATCTTAACATGACTCACCAGcatatgctaaaaaaaacaactttttggaACATGCAAAGCCACActtgcccctaagtggccaaatcgggtacaacatgaacagcgctcccaataaaggcacacacaaacaaggacaaGAAATTTTTATAAAAtctattttgttacattttgagaatcgatttttggggggCACATCGCTAGATTTTATGAAGGAAATAGTGGTTGTAAGGTTCCGAAGAAGCCTACCGCAACTTTAAAGAGCctgcaggaatttctggcaagtaaTGGCGGCGTCCTACatgtaacaacaaaaacataaaagggTTTAATTAAGAACATGGTAGTTGGGGAggctgttaactctttgactgccaaaaacgttaaataacgtttcgtaaaatcctatggaggagtgccaaaggcgttaaaatatgtttttttcaaaacaggtgaaactaaccattttctattgttgattactcaaaaacggaataaggtagaaacaaacttttttttttctgatggaagatgagagtccaatcttgttttggcagtatgtgtgtttccatagtccaaacacatcattttctatggaccttgaaagatcagtcaaaatgcttaaaatcggctggcacccacggcatcccttttctgaaaacgttaaGAAATGCAAATACATTAAAGGAGCTTCAAAATATTTTGGCAAGGAATTTGTTTGTCCTACACATGACAACAATCTACATAACTATGATGTCCACACTATGACGTTATAgtggaaataaacataaaaaaaatgatctcaTGAAGAACATTGTGGTTGGGGTAACACGAAAGGAACTACAATACTGGAATTTCTGTAAATGTTAAAGCAGCTGCAGGAATTTGTGGCATCTACCGACTGCATCCTACACATGACAAAAATCTCCCAATTATGtggttgatcttttatcttGAATGGCCAGCCGTCCTCAGGGTGTGAAGTTTGTTTGCAAATGGCCATAAAGGGGGAAATAGTGGTTTGCCAAGCAAAGCACGCTGCAGGGATTTCTGGCTCTACTGGCCGCATAACATTAACATTGCTACAGGAGTTTTTGGCAAGTACTGGGCGTAACCCTACACGTGACAGCAATCTCCTTTTGCATGATGGCCGAGCAGGGCATGTCAACTTTGTGTTACATAGttggaataaatacaaaaaacaggAGCAGCAGGAATTTCTGGCTGTGCATCCTACATGTCATCACCAACAATCGCCATTTGCAGTGGATGACTGATGAACGTAGCGGTCCAGACGGATCCCGTTTGTCCTGAGATAACCTGCGCTGCTTCTACGCGGTCTTAAGTGAGATCCGCTGGCGTGTGATTCATGAGTGAGTAAATGTGAAAGGATGTCATTGATGGGCAGGCTGAAGGGCAGATCGCATGACATCACGGCCATCCATCGATCAGTGTCGGGCCGCCAGCTATAAAATGTCGCCGCCGTTGGAGATGAAATCAATAGCTAATTAGCTTCACGCTGAAATGATCAGGCCCACTTTTGGATTTGATGTTAGCAACCCCCAACGAGGATTTGCTTTGGACCGCACAAGCTAAGCCTCTCCATTTTGTGCAAATAAGGAATATTTCTAAGTGTGTGGTAGAGTATAgattataaataaattacagtgttaaaaaacatgcaaacaagTTTCACAACCGACTCTGTAAACTGCAGTAATAGAAGAGAATGATTCTATTCattgatattaactcattcactgccattgacgtctataaacgtcatttgaactatttctattagtttgaagaaaaaaaaatccacttttgttaacaagagtatgaaaacctagacattttttaaataatctttaaaaaaagaaaagaaaaaaaatattaaaaattaggggcaattttttaattgtaattaatcgcatgacttaactcacgattaatcacaaattttatatctgttctaaatgtacaatcatttttttcctaggttttcatactcttgttaacaaaagtggaaaaaaatgttaaactaatagaaatagttcaaagattttttttttttttttacgtatatagctgtcaatggcagtgaatgagttcatctttttttgtgtgtattttttaacataattcatcttaaatatttttgttgtcgaCGAACTTCCGATGCACACCTCGTCCCAGTTGTTGGCAATAATGCACAAATGAGCTACCAAAGAAGGCAGGTCCACGTGTGTGTGCAGTTAATCACAGCTGTGATTGGCTAATGTGTGGAAAGAGGCGTGGCTTGGGGTTATCACATGGATCCTACCCACAATATGCAGGGAACATGAATTTTGCTGATATTGGTAGTACtagtttcagttaaaaaaaaaaaaaaagaatgagtcTGCAGCCCTGTAACTATGTTGAAGTTGAGGGGAGGAGCTTCTATTGTACAGGTAttcaaaaaaagtaaatatttgtatgaaaaacacttcctaGGCCATGAAGATGAAACAACCCAATAAAAAAAGCAATCTAATCACAATTTCAAAACATCGCAGAACGGTGGCGGTATGAGACTTAAAATGTGTCATGTGACGCAGCGTTACCTGTCGATTGGTCGGCAGATTAGTCATCACGGAAACGGCAATAGAATGGAACGCAAGCGGATTTATTTACGgtgttatatactgtattattcatGAATCTTTTGgctttatatttatatacagtagcaGATGAAAGTGACTGTGAATAATTCATAATTCGTCTGCTGCCGACGCGTACGCTTTGCTGACTCCACATGAAAGCGCgcgtgttgttgttgctttcagGCCGGCAGTCCGACTTCAGTCAACGCGCCGTGCAGCTTCTCCAGAACGTCGGTTTCTCCCTCCAGCCAAGACATCTGCAGGTACGAACCTCGTCGTTCGTACGTTGGGTTTGACGTTAAAGggaagccattttcagcagtaaatacCTTGAAATGctcattttcccacttgctgtcgaccaaactgagccacgattggtcgttgcctacttcctcagctcaggtgatgtcatcgtcagtcgacagcaagtagaattattatgttttttttataatatgaactttctactgctgaaaatggctcaatgagtcgagTATCCCTTTAACGCAGAAAAATTTTCATCTTAAGGTGAAATTTGAGGATGAACCCAAAATGCACTGTAACCTttcaacttaatttgacctttttttaaacctttgacTGCTCATCCAGCTTGTCAATGTTTCAGTACtgtttatctctttgactgccaaaaacgttaaataacgtttcgtaaaatcctatggaggagtgccaaagacgttaaaagacgtttttttcaaaacaggtgaaactaaccattttctattgttgattactcaaaaacggaataaggtagaaacaaacttttttttttctgatggaagatgagagtccaatcttgttttggcagtatgtgtgtttccatagtccaaacacataattttctatggaccttgaaagatcagacaaaatgcttaaaatcggctggcacccacggcatcccttttctgaaaacgtctggcagtcaaagagttatttttCGATTTGATTTCGATCATGATCTTGAAATCCGTCGGCTTCTTCTCCAAGccttcaaaactattaaaaaagttgaatatattcattttttttggggagacaaCAGAACATTGACAAGTTGGACATGCATTCAAAAATGTAAAGGTCAAATTGAGGTCACCTgcggttcatcctgaaattggGGAAGCTAATTAGTCATCCATGTAAGCGTgcgatttaattttatttttttttccataaaatggGTCATTCATTGTCAGTACCCCCAAACCTTTTTATTTCTCTCAAATGtccattttttctcttttctgtttataccccccccccccctttcctgcTGTCCTTCACCACTATGTGTCACACTACATTTACattcaacacacgcacacacgagcAGTGCAGATGAGGAGCGTCAGAAGCAGACGGCAGTGGTTCTCTTGGCCCCAAAGGGTAAAAGCTCGGACGGTTGCGTCACGGTGACCACCGTCTGCGCCGACTCGCCGCCCGCCTCCAAACAGCGGGACTGGCTCTCTCTGCTGCGGCCCAGCTTGGGCGGCGCGCGCCCCCCCGGCCGGCACCCTCACGGCCCGCTGCGTTTCTCGGTATCGCTCAACGACGTGGGCCAGCGCGTGGACGGCCTCTATCGCGGCCTGCACTTTATCGACCGCACCTGCTCCGAGGGCGAGCTGGAGACCAAGGCCGGGGACGCCGCCCAGTCTCGGGGCTCCCAAACGAGGGCGACGGACGCTGGAGTGAACGGCGGTCCCGACCCCAGTCGGGTCTTCTCGGCGCACCCCCACCTGGTCCCTGCTTTCACCAACAGCTACAAGTACATGCTGGGCCCTTCCgtccctcctcctccgcctcctcctccgcctgcTCCGCCTGCTCCTGACCACTCCCCCAGCGCCAACTTCCTGCGCCTCCTCCTCCCCTTTTCCCGATCGTCAACCTCGTCGAGCCTGCCCAAGTCCTCCAGCGTCGTCATAGAAGGCAGCGAGTTGGAGTTTGCGCCCGAGGAGATGGCGAAGGGCGTTCACTTGGCGCCGCTTTGCTACATGGACGAGGACAGCGACCTGGACCGCTGCCCGTCCCCCATGTCGGAGAAAACGGAGCCGCTGTCGCCCTTTTCGCTGTCGGGCGACTGCTGCAGGTGGGTGACTGTCTGGATGGTGTCAACCACGCCCGCCCTCCCCTGTGACGTGGTAGAGCCAACGACACCCCCCAGTGAAGCAAGTGGAGTAGTAGACGATTCCTGTAGTCTGAAACCCGCACACGCACAGTAGAGGCCGTAgtatacacacacgctcacactcaCTCATTAGTCCTCATTTGTTTACCCTGCATATCCTTTACAGGGGGTCCTCAGCGGTTTATGATGGGGTGccaatacactctaaaaacagaatAATCCAcaatttgggggattttatgtacactctaaaaacagtttagtcaaaaataacccaaattgggtcaaaacgGGACCAACCCAATGTTTTGCATtctatttttaaaccaaaaaatattgggtcaaatgaatcatccacaacccaatttttggggttttgtgtacttgctaaaaacagtttagtcggaaaaaaacaaacccaaattgggtcaaaacaGGACCAACCCAATGTTTTGGGTtctatttttaaaccaaaatgttgtgtcaaatgaataatccacaacccaatttgtttttttttatgtacactttaaaaacagtttagcaaaaaataacctaaattgggtcaaaaaatggaccaaccctaaaatttgggtcaaatgaaaaatccacCTCCCATTTTTGTGGGGTTTTGTGTACACtctgggtcaaatgaataacctacaaaacaaccacatttttgggttgcttGTGGccgacccaacattttgggttattcatttaaatcaGAAAGTTTAAATTTCAGGGGTTTTGTGTGcactcttaaaaacagttgggtcagaaataacccaaattaggtaaaaaaaaaaaaaaaaggggggggaccATGTTTTGGGTTCCATTTAAACCCAAAAGATCAAACCTACCTTAAATtacaattttggggggttgtttggGACCAACCAAAATTTTGAGGTTGTTCATTTAAACCAAAACTTTGGATCAAATGAATAATCCACAACCCAAGTTGGTGGGGGCTTtgtgtgcactctaaaaacagttgggtaaaaaatggactgagTCACTAATTGAGTCtttttacaaaacaacccaaatgaCCCgcatttggttattttttacccaaatataGTTAGAATGTTAATcattttgacaacaaaaaaacgggggaggggggggcaatTTCCCGCTTTTTTTGTTGGGTATTtgtttaacccaactttttagtTTCAACGATTACCCAAGCAGTTGAGCCGGTCGCTTTTTGacgtaattattattttttaaaaaataaaataaaataaaaattagaatGGGCGTTAGTGAGTGTGGTTTACCTTTTCTTTATCACATCATGTCACTTAAGTGTGGCATATCTGGAgcttgtaaaataaattttggcTCAACACAagcccaaaaaatgtataattaattaTCGTAAGTCAGGGCACCGGAAGGTACcactgtgcctttttttttaccgtttttGGGCTGCTTCATATTTACGGCctacaagtgtttttcatataaaTATGTCCTGTCATTATGACTTTAACTTGCATAAATTAGTATTCGATTACGGCGCAGTCCAACTTTCCACCACTGTCGGAACAGAACTCCGTCGTAAACCGAGGAACCCCCCCTGTACTTCAGTACCATTTCATTTCcccttttgtgtttttgtcatgtcatcCTGGCGGCCATGTGAAAAttttttagaacatatataGTGACATATTCATTTCTGTGTAAAATACTGACACGTTAAGTGGGtgttgaatttgttgttgtttgcagcACGTATGGGAAAGGTTTACTTTGATCAGTGGAAACCGTACATTGTATTGCTTCAGTTCTTGTATTGGCTCATTAGACCCCGCAGGTGTCCCTAATGTAGCGTCTTCCGGCCGCATTAGTAGAGCCCCTGCGGGGACATCTCTGCTTGTTTTCACCTGGCCCAGCTTGAGTGGATTAATCAAAGCGACGGCTCACGTGCCGATGGGAAATGTCTACGGCGTCCTCGCCGGGCCAGCTTATACGTTAAA contains:
- the marchf8 gene encoding E3 ubiquitin-protein ligase MARCHF8 isoform X3, with product MNSCWKIKIQNEKPLGHSASRSSNISKAGSPTSVNAPCSFSRTSVSPSSQDICSADEERQKQTAVVLLAPKGKSSDGCVTVTTVCADSPPASKQRDWLSLLRPSLGGARPPGRHPHGPLRFSVSLNDVGQRVDGLYRGLHFIDRTCSEGELETKAGDAAQSRGSQTRATDAGVNGGPDPSRVFSAHPHLVPAFTNSYKYMLGPSVPPPPPPPPPAPPAPDHSPSANFLRLLLPFSRSSTSSSLPKSSSVVIEGSELEFAPEEMAKGVHLAPLCYMDEDSDLDRCPSPMSEKTEPLSPFSLSGDCCRICHCEGDDESPLITPCHCTGSLRFVHQSCLQQWIKSSDTRCCELCKYEFIMETKLKPLRKWEKLQMTASERRKIMCSVTFHVIAITCVVWSLYVLIDRTADEIKQARSIPGIMEWPFWTKLVVVAIGFTGGLVFMYVQCKVYVHLWRRLKAYNRVIYVQNRPDSCKKLALEKPPLLEPSVDHKDTLAPAHSDTNSSHYTETEDYSMEVLHV
- the marchf8 gene encoding E3 ubiquitin-protein ligase MARCHF8 isoform X2, encoding MNMPLHQISVIPRDVTSSRMSGGGGGSKAKDKDKQNEKPLGHSASRSSNISKAGSPTSVNAPCSFSRTSVSPSSQDICSADEERQKQTAVVLLAPKGKSSDGCVTVTTVCADSPPASKQRDWLSLLRPSLGGARPPGRHPHGPLRFSVSLNDVGQRVDGLYRGLHFIDRTCSEGELETKAGDAAQSRGSQTRATDAGVNGGPDPSRVFSAHPHLVPAFTNSYKYMLGPSVPPPPPPPPPAPPAPDHSPSANFLRLLLPFSRSSTSSSLPKSSSVVIEGSELEFAPEEMAKGVHLAPLCYMDEDSDLDRCPSPMSEKTEPLSPFSLSGDCCRICHCEGDDESPLITPCHCTGSLRFVHQSCLQQWIKSSDTRCCELCKYEFIMETKLKPLRKWEKLQMTASERRKIMCSVTFHVIAITCVVWSLYVLIDRTADEIKQGIMEWPFWTKLVVVAIGFTGGLVFMYVQCKVYVHLWRRLKAYNRVIYVQNRPDSCKKLALEKPPLLEPSVDHKDTLAPAHSDTNSSHYTETEDYSMEVLHV
- the marchf8 gene encoding E3 ubiquitin-protein ligase MARCHF8 isoform X1, producing MNMPLHQISVIPRDVTSSRMSGGGGGSKAKDKDKQNEKPLGHSASRSSNISKAGSPTSVNAPCSFSRTSVSPSSQDICSADEERQKQTAVVLLAPKGKSSDGCVTVTTVCADSPPASKQRDWLSLLRPSLGGARPPGRHPHGPLRFSVSLNDVGQRVDGLYRGLHFIDRTCSEGELETKAGDAAQSRGSQTRATDAGVNGGPDPSRVFSAHPHLVPAFTNSYKYMLGPSVPPPPPPPPPAPPAPDHSPSANFLRLLLPFSRSSTSSSLPKSSSVVIEGSELEFAPEEMAKGVHLAPLCYMDEDSDLDRCPSPMSEKTEPLSPFSLSGDCCRICHCEGDDESPLITPCHCTGSLRFVHQSCLQQWIKSSDTRCCELCKYEFIMETKLKPLRKWEKLQMTASERRKIMCSVTFHVIAITCVVWSLYVLIDRTADEIKQARSIPGIMEWPFWTKLVVVAIGFTGGLVFMYVQCKVYVHLWRRLKAYNRVIYVQNRPDSCKKLALEKPPLLEPSVDHKDTLAPAHSDTNSSHYTETEDYSMEVLHV